In the genome of Blastopirellula retiformator, the window CCGTCCAAGATGTCCGAGAACCCAAGGCCGTCGATGTTGATGGCGCCGGTGTTGGCCGCTTTGTCGCGTGGCCAGCCAGCTTGACCATAGCCGCGACTGGCGGCATAGCTGCAGACCCCGTATTCAAGACCATCGGCCGCCTCGTAGACTTCGGGGGCGGTTGACGAAGGACAGAGGTAGCCGGTGATGACGGTACCTATCGCTTCTTGCGCTGCGGTACCTGCGGTGCCGTCGGAGACCTGCGCCAGCGAATAGTCGTTGATGCCGATCGTGTCGTAGACGTTGTCTTGTTCCAGGAACGGCAGCAGGGCCGCACTCCAAGCCCAGTAGACGTCATCCTGATACGCCGGCATTTTGCCGAACGTGTCATGATGGTTGTGCAGGGCCAAGCCGATTTGCTTGAGGTTGTTGCGGCATTGAGTGCGACGGGCCGCTTCGCGAGCTTGTTGCACGGCCGGCAAGAGCAACGCGATCAAGACGCCGATGATGGCGATGACGACAAGTAACTCCACAAGCGTGAAGCCGGATCGGGAAGAAGGATTCGAACGCATGAACTTGGAAACCTCAGAAGACCAAAAAATGAAAACGGAACGTTAAGTCAAAACGAAACCGCGCATAGGAGATATTTCACACAAGGTGCATGTTTTGTGCCGGAAGTGAGAAAGCGGAGACGAATCGATGGAAAACGCTACTTCGGAGGGATGGAAAGTTGAAAGCGGGATGTTTTGGTGAAAAACTCTCTCATTCGAATTGTTTTTACACGTAAGTGGCGGGACCACCTGCTCAAAACAAGAGGGGATCGTGCGCACTTCCGGTGCAAGTCGCTGCCCACAATTTGATCGGGCCGTAGCGGGCGAAAAGGAGGGGCGCGAAAGCAGAGAAAAATCAGCGCGCAGAGCTGCCTGATGTGGTCCGAGTCTGTTATTGAGATCCGCGCGTCTTACGACGGCGCCAAAGCGCGAATCACGACTACCACCGCATCAGCGAGGTGCCCCAAGAGAGTCCGGCGCCAAAACCGGCGAGCAGCACCAGATCGCCCCGTTGGATGCGACCGGCCTGGTACGCTTCGTCCAGCACCAGCGGAACGCTGCCGGCCGACGTGTTGCCGTAGCGATCGAGATTGATCACGACCTTCTCACGATCGAAGCCGAGATTCTCGCAGGCCGCGTCAATGATCCGCACGTTCGCCTGATGCAGCAAGACCAGCGAGACTTCGTCGGCGGTGACGCCGGAGTGAGTCAGCACATCTTGAATGCTGTCGGCGATCACGCGAACCGCCCATTTGAAGACGCTGCGGCCATCCATGTGCAGGTAGGCGTGTCCATCGGCCAGGCTTTGGTCGTCAAGTCGCTTCAGCGAGCCGCCGCCAGGGACGCA includes:
- a CDS encoding DUF1559 domain-containing protein; the protein is MRSNPSSRSGFTLVELLVVIAIIGVLIALLLPAVQQAREAARRTQCRNNLKQIGLALHNHHDTFGKMPAYQDDVYWAWSAALLPFLEQDNVYDTIGINDYSLAQVSDGTAGTAAQEAIGTVITGYLCPSSTAPEVYEAADGLEYGVCSYAASRGYGQAGWPRDKAANTGAINIDGLGFSDILDGLSNTFAVGEASARYQGWKDGPRGWSYWAAMPEPTAGQDTAYIARQASISRNVSYPLNLTDYFNFASAHTEGAYFVFCDGSVQFISENIDFDNNGAANGWFGGDALHADIYTKADGMGVYQLLGIRDDGAVVSLP